A window of Daucus carota subsp. sativus chromosome 2, DH1 v3.0, whole genome shotgun sequence genomic DNA:
ACATGCTCGCAAAAGAATGTTGTTATTAGCCTAATGTGATGGTAAAACTTATACAAAATACGGGTAAAAGATTCAGTACTTCTCCCTGAGTCTAGTGTGGCTCCTGGTTACCAAAACTTTTGTTTATCTTTGTTAAGCAATTAAAAGAACTTTTTTCTGGAATAAAATATATCCAAAAAACTGTATTATAATCTCTGACAATACATTTATCATCGGAAACAGTTGGTTCATTGTAAAACTattgaagaatatatatatataattatatacatatattacaaaCTATTGAAATTATTGAATAATAACATCAAAAAGATTATGGTAAATTCAAGAAGTCAATCTACGGGTGCCATTCTGTTCGCCAGCTGCTTCTGTATTGAAAATGGCCGATCATGTATTCCGCCAGAATTCTGCAATGTATTATATTCGATAGTTTGAAGCGCATGCAAGAAATACAATATTGTTATAGACAGGGGTAATCATGGTGACACGGGGTGTCTAAGTTATGGTTAGAGTAAAATTAATTTCAACTAATTAAATATTGCTGTTAATAGTAATTCCAATAAACAGGGTTTAGCTACTACTTGCACTCGTCATTTCTCCAATTAAATCTTCTTTCTTGCTGATCCCTGATCATTAACGTATCATGTATGATACACTGACACCTGTCAACAGTTATTATCGTTCATGCTCCGAATCAGAACGATTACGTCACTAATTTGAATGACACCTGATAAGAATGCATACTACTAGACTTGATTTGCTTTCaatttttcattgatttttaaAGATCAGTCGGACCGACAACACATATAGTTCGGCATAACATCCGACCGTGGTATGAAGCAGAGCTAGGAGTATATATACTCTCCAGTGGCGTAATTAAGCTTCGTAATTATTTGTAATCCAGCCTAATAATTATAGCAAGGCGGCATGCCGCATGCATGCTTTAAGATTTAGCAAAAGAGAGTGGGAGTACTCATCCTCGTCACTTAATACTCTAGCTGCACACAGACAATACATATGTAATTCAGTCTTTTAAACTTACCAAGTTACTCAACAATAGCAGGAAAGTTCAAAACCTTTTAAGAAAAAAGATGAAATCGGCACAAAATCCCCCAGgataagatataatatttatgtaaaGCTGAATCATAATGAAATACTATTATAAAGACTCAGATATACTATTACACATGCAAGCAcacaatatatgtatatgaaaacACTCTTTGGCGTACTAAAACCTTTTTCCAGGTTCCATGCAtccttctgtttttttttcctaaaatcCATGGTTCAAAAATCTTTACCATcagttttcttttataaaacCACTCTCTTTTAGCAAGAAGGTGCAACCCTGTCAAAAACCCTTGATTAATTATCTTAGTTTTCTCCAAACCATTTCTTTAAATATGCTGTAGTGTTAAAAATGACCCCATAGCGAATCATAATAATCAGGCGGGGAGTTTTGTTGTGGGGGAGAATTGAGTCTCGGTGGAGTCATTAACATTCCCTCTGCCATATCCGCAAGCAAATTAGGGTCAAACAATGCCTCCTCATCAATAAACTCATGATCCCCCATTTCCGTACACACATTACTCGCTCTACTGTACTCAACCTCAGCCGCGGAGACCAAAGACCTCTCGGCACTCTCTGAGCCGATCAAAGCCGCTGCAGCTCCCGCCGCGTTTCGTATCGCGGTGGGGGAGGCAGACCCCGGGACAGGATACCAGTGAACATGATTAGGAAAATTAATAACAGCTTCACTCCCTTTGAGCGCCAACGCGGCCACATCATACGCCGCAGCAGCCATCTCGGGTGTCTGGAAGGTACCGAGCCATATTCGGGTGGTCTTGCGTGGCTCGCGAATCTCCGACACCCACTTGCCGCTTCGGCTTCGGATCCCGCGATAAACAGGGTGTTTCCCGGTCGCCGGACGGCTGGCCGAGCCAGCAGAGGAGCTAGTCGGCATGATGGATTTGGGCTTAGTAGGGGACTTAGTGTCACACGTGGGGGTGGATTGATTTCTAGTACTCAGAATTTGGTCTTGCGGCACAATGTGAATAGGAGGTTGATTTTGGTCAATGTTTTTCGTGGCCGCATTTATAGGGTCAGCCATTGGCttataagtaaaaaataaaaatacataaaaaggaattatataaattatataaatgtgaGTTTTATTTTTGGTAAGGTAGGCATGTACTAAAAGGAGGGGTGGGATCATGTTGGTTTATATATGTGAAGAGGATAAGTGAAAGCCGTGGGGAATTCGTGGCCAAACTGTCTAAATAGGAAACCTTCAGGTTTTGTAATAGTACAAATTAGTACTAgaactttattaatttaatatatggtGTGTGTATGATTTGAGTTTTGAGAGAGGCACACGCTCAAGCTTGCTTGCAATTAGCTGTAATATTAACAAATGTCTCTATTCTGATTTTGGTGTCAGCCACTGAACATCTCAACATCTGTGTATGGCTTTCTTCCATTCCATAGTACTCAAACTGAATATTAGGTTTGGAAATAATTAGGTTAAGGAATCTTCAACGGAGGCTTGTTTTTAGTGGATTCGATGAAATAAGTTGTGAGTTACTGGTGAGACACGGATATCCTTAAACTCCCCAACAGGAGATGGATTGAAGCCATTAAGATGTGCCTGTATGCTACTAGAATAATATCAGAGCAAGAACTAACAGGATCAAATCTGTGATAAACCAACAGCAGATAGTTGGTTTGCATGTACTTCTAAAATTGTAGACAGGTTAATATCCATGTATAGTCAGATTGTTGATAGGTCATAGCTAGA
This region includes:
- the LOC108208252 gene encoding ethylene-responsive transcription factor ERF027, producing the protein MADPINAATKNIDQNQPPIHIVPQDQILSTRNQSTPTCDTKSPTKPKSIMPTSSSAGSASRPATGKHPVYRGIRSRSGKWVSEIREPRKTTRIWLGTFQTPEMAAAAYDVAALALKGSEAVINFPNHVHWYPVPGSASPTAIRNAAGAAAALIGSESAERSLVSAAEVEYSRASNVCTEMGDHEFIDEEALFDPNLLADMAEGMLMTPPRLNSPPQQNSPPDYYDSLWGHF